The Parabacteroides sp. AD58 genome includes a window with the following:
- a CDS encoding ABC transporter ATP-binding protein, whose translation MKDFLRILKRFVPPYKKYLVGNILFNILSAILNLFSFALIIPILQILFKIDKGIYTYMPMAIDWGSWDSIKTLPEIWKNNFFWFVSDLIERDGGSFTLIVLGVFLVVMTFLKVASMYLAFYMMIPIRTGVVRDIRNQINRKITQLSLGFFSEERKGDILARVSGDVNEIEASIMSSLDMLFKNPILITIYLVGMILISWQLTLFVFILLPFAGYVMGQVGKKLKRRSLEGQQQWGALMSQIEETLGGLRIIKAFNAEKKIQDRFERANEQFRQTTTRVYRRQQMAHPMSEFLGTATIAIVLWYGGSLILSNNSSIDAATFIYYLVIFYSIINPAKDLSKAAYAIQKGLASMTRIDKILMAQSDINDPEQPKPVSFTRSIEYRNVWFRYRNDWVLKGINLTIPKGKTIALVGQSGSGKSTLVDLLPRFYDVSEGSITIDDTDIRQVKLVDLRGLMGNVNQEAILFNDTFYNNIAFGVEGATREEVEEAAKIANAHDFIMASENGYDTNIGDRGGKLSGGQRQRISIARAILKNPPILILDEATSALDTESEHLVQEALENLMRNRTTIVIAHRLSTIKNADEICVMHEGEIVERGCHEDLLKLNGYYKRLCDMQSF comes from the coding sequence ATGGCTATCGATTGGGGAAGTTGGGATTCGATAAAAACTTTACCGGAAATTTGGAAAAACAATTTCTTTTGGTTTGTAAGTGATTTGATAGAACGGGATGGTGGTTCGTTTACATTAATTGTATTAGGTGTTTTCCTGGTAGTCATGACCTTCCTGAAGGTTGCTTCCATGTATCTGGCATTTTATATGATGATTCCCATTCGTACGGGTGTGGTTCGTGATATCCGGAATCAGATCAACCGGAAAATTACACAACTTTCTTTAGGCTTTTTCTCGGAAGAACGAAAAGGAGATATTCTGGCACGCGTCTCAGGCGATGTGAATGAAATAGAAGCATCTATTATGAGTTCACTGGATATGTTATTTAAGAATCCTATATTGATAACTATTTATCTGGTGGGCATGATTTTAATTAGTTGGCAATTGACGTTGTTCGTATTTATTTTGCTCCCTTTTGCGGGATATGTAATGGGACAGGTCGGAAAGAAACTGAAACGCCGTTCGCTGGAAGGTCAACAACAGTGGGGAGCGTTGATGAGCCAAATAGAAGAAACTTTGGGTGGATTACGCATTATCAAGGCCTTTAATGCGGAGAAAAAGATACAAGATCGTTTTGAACGTGCCAATGAACAGTTTCGTCAGACGACAACACGGGTATATCGCCGTCAGCAGATGGCTCATCCGATGAGTGAATTTTTAGGGACAGCAACCATTGCTATTGTCTTGTGGTATGGCGGTTCACTGATTTTGAGCAATAACAGTTCGATTGATGCGGCAACTTTTATTTATTACTTGGTGATTTTCTATAGCATCATCAATCCGGCGAAAGATTTGAGTAAAGCGGCCTATGCGATACAAAAAGGATTGGCTTCAATGACGAGAATTGATAAGATATTGATGGCCCAGTCGGATATTAATGATCCGGAGCAGCCAAAGCCGGTATCATTTACACGTTCTATTGAATATCGGAATGTCTGGTTCCGTTATCGGAATGACTGGGTGCTGAAAGGAATCAACTTGACAATTCCTAAAGGCAAGACGATTGCGCTGGTGGGGCAGTCCGGTTCAGGAAAAAGTACATTAGTTGATCTGCTGCCTCGTTTCTATGATGTTTCAGAAGGTTCAATAACGATCGATGATACTGATATTCGCCAGGTGAAGTTGGTCGATTTGCGAGGCCTGATGGGAAATGTAAACCAGGAGGCTATATTATTTAATGATACCTTTTACAATAATATAGCTTTTGGCGTTGAAGGAGCAACGAGAGAGGAAGTAGAAGAAGCGGCGAAAATAGCCAATGCACATGATTTTATCATGGCTTCCGAGAATGGTTATGATACGAATATTGGTGATCGAGGAGGAAAACTGTCGGGAGGACAGCGTCAGCGAATCAGTATTGCTCGTGCTATTTTAAAGAATCCTCCTATTTTGATTTTAGATGAAGCTACTTCTGCTTTGGATACGGAGTCAGAGCATCTGGTTCAGGAAGCTTTGGAAAATTTGATGCGTAATCGAACAACTATTGTTATTGCGCATCGTTTGTCGACGATAAAGAATGCAGATGAAATATGTGTCATGCACGAAGGTGAAATTGTTGAACGTGGTTGCCATGAAGATTTACTGAAACTGAATGGCTATTATAAGCGTTTGTGTGATATGCAAAGTTTCTAA
- a CDS encoding glycoside hydrolase family 95 protein, producing the protein MKKLVSKIFRGSCCMLLLLGLFSCEDWQVKRVHSSVYYFDRPARMWEECLPLGNGRLGMMPDGGLDKEQVVLNEISLWSGCKQDTDNPQASYALPTIRRLLFEGRNDEAQQLMYQTFVCKGAGSGLGDGAEVPYGSYQLLGNLDIQYQYNSTDSVSNYRRQLNLEDAVSTTSFKRGSVTFMRESFTSFTQDVGVIHLTADVEKALNFSYTMNRPEHAILRLEGNDLWLEGQLPDGVDTTACRGMKFAACTRVVLPKGGLIVTDSSRITVQNASEAILLVSMATDYFASDYLERISQLLDEAAGKSYMALEREHSSAYQQYFNRVSLDLGSSERDFWPIDKRLAAFAQDKNDPGLQALYFQFGRYLLISSTRLGLLPPNLQGLWCHTIHTPWNGDYHLNINLQMNHWPAEVTNLSELHMPLIEWTKKQVASGERTAKAYYNARGWVTHILGNVWEFTAPGEHPSWGATNTSAAWLCEHLYQHYLYTKDTAYLADVYPTMRGAAQFFVDMLVEDPKSKYLVTAPTTSPENAYRLNGNTVSICAGSTMDNQIIRELFTNTIASAEVLGTDSDFVKILAEKKARLMPTSIGKDGRIMEWLQEYEEVEPHHRHVSHLYGLYPGNEILLDKTPELAEAARKTLEIRGDESTGWSMAWKINFWARLHDGDHAWKLLTDLLRPCVDTGTNMVNGGGTYPNLFCAHPPFQIDGNFGGCAGMAEMLLQSQNDCIEVLPALPAAWPNGSFSGLKARGGAEVSAEWKNGKVEVMRVKALCKGNFRVKLPREKSAPVSLLLNQKAVSLPVVDGMIMIDMQIGDELAVLY; encoded by the coding sequence ATGAAAAAACTGGTAAGTAAAATATTCCGTGGCAGTTGCTGTATGCTCCTTCTGCTGGGATTATTTTCATGTGAAGACTGGCAGGTAAAGAGAGTCCATTCGTCCGTTTATTATTTTGACAGGCCGGCACGAATGTGGGAAGAATGCCTCCCACTGGGAAATGGCCGGTTGGGGATGATGCCTGATGGCGGACTCGATAAGGAGCAGGTTGTATTGAATGAGATTTCTCTTTGGTCTGGTTGTAAACAGGATACGGATAACCCTCAAGCGAGCTATGCTTTGCCGACCATACGTCGGTTGCTGTTTGAAGGCCGGAATGATGAGGCACAGCAATTGATGTATCAGACATTTGTCTGTAAAGGTGCCGGCAGTGGACTGGGTGATGGAGCAGAAGTTCCCTATGGAAGTTATCAGTTGTTAGGTAATTTGGATATTCAGTACCAATACAATTCAACAGATTCTGTCTCAAATTATCGCAGACAACTGAATTTGGAAGATGCCGTATCTACTACTTCCTTCAAACGTGGCAGTGTTACTTTTATGAGGGAATCGTTTACTTCGTTTACGCAAGATGTTGGAGTGATTCATCTGACGGCTGATGTGGAGAAAGCTTTGAATTTCTCTTATACAATGAATCGCCCTGAACATGCAATCTTGCGTTTGGAGGGAAATGATTTATGGCTGGAAGGTCAATTGCCGGATGGCGTTGATACAACGGCTTGTCGAGGAATGAAGTTTGCGGCTTGTACACGGGTGGTTTTGCCTAAAGGTGGTTTAATCGTAACCGACAGTAGCCGGATTACCGTACAGAATGCATCTGAAGCCATCCTGTTGGTTAGTATGGCAACAGACTATTTTGCATCGGATTATCTTGAACGGATTTCACAGCTGCTTGATGAGGCTGCCGGAAAAAGTTATATGGCACTCGAACGGGAACATTCGTCTGCCTATCAGCAGTATTTTAATCGTGTTTCTTTAGATTTAGGAAGTTCAGAACGTGATTTTTGGCCAATAGATAAACGATTAGCCGCCTTTGCGCAGGATAAAAATGATCCAGGTTTACAAGCTTTATATTTTCAGTTTGGGCGATATTTGTTAATCTCATCTACGCGGTTAGGTTTGTTGCCTCCTAATTTGCAGGGTCTGTGGTGTCATACGATTCATACGCCGTGGAATGGCGATTATCATTTGAATATTAATTTGCAGATGAATCATTGGCCGGCTGAAGTTACCAACTTATCAGAATTACATATGCCTTTGATTGAATGGACTAAGAAACAGGTGGCAAGTGGTGAACGCACAGCGAAGGCTTATTATAATGCCCGGGGTTGGGTAACACACATTTTGGGAAATGTGTGGGAATTTACGGCTCCAGGAGAACATCCGTCGTGGGGAGCGACCAATACTTCTGCAGCTTGGTTATGCGAACATTTATATCAGCATTATTTGTATACGAAAGATACGGCTTATTTGGCTGATGTTTATCCAACCATGCGTGGTGCTGCTCAGTTCTTTGTTGATATGCTGGTGGAAGACCCTAAGTCGAAGTACCTGGTAACAGCACCGACAACTTCACCAGAGAATGCTTATCGGTTGAATGGAAATACTGTAAGCATTTGTGCGGGTTCGACTATGGATAATCAGATTATTCGTGAGCTTTTTACTAATACGATTGCGTCTGCAGAAGTATTGGGTACAGATTCGGATTTTGTTAAGATCTTGGCCGAAAAGAAGGCTCGCCTGATGCCGACATCTATTGGAAAAGACGGACGTATTATGGAGTGGTTACAGGAATATGAAGAGGTAGAACCGCATCATCGTCATGTTTCTCATTTGTATGGATTATATCCGGGGAATGAGATTTTATTGGATAAGACACCAGAATTAGCTGAGGCTGCCCGTAAGACTTTGGAAATACGAGGTGATGAAAGTACGGGTTGGTCGATGGCCTGGAAGATTAATTTCTGGGCTCGCCTGCATGATGGAGATCATGCCTGGAAGTTACTGACGGATTTACTACGTCCTTGTGTAGATACAGGTACAAATATGGTGAATGGCGGAGGAACGTATCCTAATCTTTTCTGTGCACATCCTCCTTTTCAGATAGATGGTAATTTTGGTGGTTGTGCTGGTATGGCTGAAATGTTGCTTCAAAGTCAGAATGACTGTATTGAAGTGCTACCGGCATTACCTGCGGCCTGGCCGAATGGAAGTTTTTCAGGATTAAAGGCTCGGGGCGGTGCAGAAGTATCGGCGGAATGGAAGAATGGAAAAGTAGAAGTAATGAGAGTAAAAGCTCTTTGTAAAGGAAATTTCCGTGTAAAGCTTCCTCGGGAAAAATCAGCTCCTGTCAGTTTGCTGTTAAATCAGAAAGCGGTTTCTTTGCCAGTGGTTGATGGGATGATCATGATTGATATGCAAATTGGTGATGAACTTGCTGTATTATATTAA
- a CDS encoding helix-turn-helix domain-containing protein — MSINERLKTIIEEQYNGNKRAFSMAIGVTPTVIENVVGSRQGKPSFDVLEKICANANISPDWLLMNRGKMLYTSPQDSSVTTKSQAASANLSPDMLTELLNRITEQAAEIGRLKEQIRQMNLEKGKPASDAYTSGDANVG, encoded by the coding sequence ATGAGTATAAACGAACGTTTAAAGACCATTATCGAAGAACAATATAATGGCAATAAAAGAGCCTTTTCTATGGCGATAGGAGTAACACCTACTGTCATTGAAAATGTAGTTGGTAGCCGTCAAGGAAAGCCCTCATTTGATGTACTTGAAAAAATATGCGCAAATGCGAATATTTCACCTGATTGGTTATTAATGAATAGGGGAAAGATGCTTTACACATCCCCACAAGACAGTTCTGTTACCACCAAAAGCCAGGCAGCTTCTGCCAATTTATCTCCAGATATGCTCACAGAACTTCTCAACCGTATCACAGAACAAGCAGCTGAAATAGGCCGTCTCAAAGAACAAATTCGCCAAATGAATCTTGAAAAAGGGAAACCTGCATCGGATGCGTACACTTCTGGAGATGCAAATGTAGGGTAG
- a CDS encoding DNA-directed RNA polymerase subunit beta, which translates to MKAKVIIAQATVETAELLYGLVKKVTTKTAIKSYPSVDCQAVFFPVDKHDLDFVKQVLTDQGFSFKVENAE; encoded by the coding sequence ATGAAAGCGAAAGTAATTATAGCGCAAGCAACGGTTGAAACAGCCGAACTTCTTTATGGATTGGTTAAGAAAGTGACAACGAAGACTGCTATCAAGTCTTATCCCAGTGTGGATTGTCAAGCTGTATTTTTCCCGGTTGATAAACACGATTTGGATTTTGTAAAGCAGGTGCTGACAGATCAGGGCTTTTCTTTCAAGGTTGAAAACGCAGAGTAA
- a CDS encoding AAA family ATPase encodes MITEAQKQKILGAVAANRANYPSDAKHAASLGISTSVYSAIKNGQTDKALSDANWISIARRLGVSLRADMEWKVAKTATFEYITAQLEFSQQSSLSAILCDIPNIGKTFTARYYVQNHKNAVYIDCSQVKTKLKLVRKIAAEFGVDAKGKYSDVYEDLTYYLRSIENPLIILDEAGDLQYEAFLELKALWNATERSCAWYMMGADGLKEKINRSIECKKVGYTEMLSRYGDRYSKVTPDDGKEREAFLNAQARTVAKVNAPAGADIAQIVRKTRGGLRRVYTEIEKLKMTAQ; translated from the coding sequence ATGATTACAGAAGCGCAAAAACAGAAGATTTTGGGAGCGGTAGCCGCCAACCGTGCGAACTATCCGAGTGACGCCAAACACGCCGCTTCCCTTGGCATCAGCACATCGGTGTACAGTGCCATTAAGAACGGACAGACGGACAAGGCTCTTAGTGATGCCAACTGGATAAGTATAGCCCGTCGTTTGGGTGTGAGCCTCCGTGCCGATATGGAGTGGAAGGTTGCCAAGACCGCCACGTTCGAGTATATAACCGCCCAGCTGGAGTTCTCCCAGCAGTCGAGCCTGTCGGCTATCCTATGCGACATTCCAAACATCGGAAAGACTTTTACCGCAAGGTATTATGTGCAGAACCACAAGAATGCCGTGTATATCGACTGCTCGCAGGTGAAGACTAAGCTGAAGCTGGTGCGTAAGATAGCTGCGGAGTTCGGAGTGGATGCCAAAGGTAAATATAGCGATGTATACGAGGATTTGACTTATTACCTCCGTTCCATTGAGAATCCGCTTATTATTTTGGACGAGGCCGGGGATTTGCAGTATGAGGCGTTCCTTGAGCTGAAGGCTTTGTGGAATGCCACCGAACGCAGTTGTGCCTGGTATATGATGGGTGCGGATGGTTTGAAAGAAAAGATCAACCGTTCGATAGAATGTAAGAAAGTGGGCTATACCGAGATGTTGAGCCGTTATGGAGACCGTTACAGCAAGGTGACACCTGATGACGGCAAGGAGCGTGAGGCGTTTTTGAATGCCCAAGCTCGGACGGTGGCTAAAGTAAATGCCCCGGCAGGTGCGGATATAGCGCAGATTGTACGCAAGACACGTGGAGGTCTGAGACGGGTGTATACGGAGATTGAGAAGCTAAAAATGACCGCGCAATGA
- a CDS encoding AAA family ATPase has protein sequence MKRAYSPKDIAAKKWVTLPWGEKWNKPFGFPAENASWFISGASASGKSSFVMQLGKELCKYGLVLYLSYEEGVNQTFQRRMEYLKMNEVQGKFRVVVDETYEELIDRLKKPKSPKFIIVDSYQVSEWEYPDAVALMKRFPKKCFIWISQEKKSQPMGGGAIRLRYICDMKIRVVGYKAYCQGRAIGEAGSYYVVWEEGIIQTSNNL, from the coding sequence ATGAAACGAGCATATAGTCCGAAAGACATAGCCGCCAAGAAATGGGTGACGTTGCCGTGGGGCGAGAAATGGAACAAGCCTTTCGGGTTCCCTGCGGAGAACGCCTCCTGGTTCATTAGCGGTGCCAGTGCCAGCGGAAAGAGCAGCTTTGTGATGCAGCTTGGCAAGGAACTGTGCAAATACGGCCTTGTGTTGTACTTGAGCTATGAAGAGGGCGTGAACCAGACATTCCAGCGCCGTATGGAATATTTGAAGATGAACGAGGTACAAGGTAAGTTCCGTGTGGTTGTGGACGAGACCTATGAGGAACTGATAGACCGATTGAAGAAGCCGAAGTCCCCGAAGTTTATCATCGTGGATTCGTATCAGGTGTCGGAATGGGAGTATCCGGATGCGGTAGCCTTGATGAAGCGTTTCCCGAAAAAGTGCTTCATCTGGATCAGCCAGGAAAAGAAGAGCCAGCCGATGGGAGGCGGTGCGATCCGTTTGCGTTATATCTGCGATATGAAGATCCGGGTGGTTGGTTATAAGGCGTATTGTCAAGGCCGTGCCATCGGTGAGGCCGGCAGTTATTACGTAGTATGGGAAGAAGGGATCATTCAAACGAGTAATAACCTGTAA
- a CDS encoding DUF4406 domain-containing protein: MEKDKVYISGAIAHYNIDERKGAFANAEQNLRNMGFSPVNPFKNGLPDEAHWREHMRADIALLLDCEYIYMLKDWELSKGAKLELDVASSCGIKVLFE; the protein is encoded by the coding sequence ATGGAAAAAGACAAGGTTTACATCAGCGGGGCAATAGCCCACTACAACATTGACGAGCGCAAGGGTGCGTTTGCCAATGCGGAACAGAATTTGAGAAATATGGGCTTTTCCCCGGTCAATCCTTTTAAGAACGGGCTGCCGGATGAGGCCCATTGGAGAGAGCACATGCGGGCGGATATCGCCCTACTTCTGGATTGTGAGTATATCTATATGCTGAAGGACTGGGAACTGAGTAAAGGCGCGAAGCTGGAACTTGACGTGGCGAGTTCATGCGGCATTAAAGTATTGTTTGAATAA
- a CDS encoding host-nuclease inhibitor Gam family protein, translating into MAKREKKVIITGVTREAADEAFANYAKADAQSAKITADIELQCAKIREKYANKLAELEGEKEKAFDTLQAYATENQAELFSKKKSLEMAHGVIGFRTGTPKLKTLKGFTWASALQLVKEFLPGYVRQTEEIAKDKLLADRDTEEMAPQMAKCGIQVAQDETFYVEPKKEDAA; encoded by the coding sequence ATGGCAAAAAGAGAAAAGAAAGTGATCATTACCGGCGTGACCAGGGAGGCCGCCGACGAAGCGTTTGCAAATTATGCGAAGGCAGATGCGCAGAGTGCGAAGATTACGGCGGACATCGAGCTTCAGTGCGCGAAGATCCGTGAGAAGTACGCTAACAAACTGGCAGAGCTGGAAGGAGAGAAGGAAAAGGCGTTCGACACCTTGCAGGCCTATGCCACCGAGAACCAGGCAGAATTGTTCTCCAAGAAAAAGAGCCTTGAGATGGCGCACGGCGTTATCGGTTTCCGTACCGGAACGCCAAAGTTGAAAACCTTGAAAGGCTTCACGTGGGCGAGTGCGTTGCAGCTTGTCAAGGAGTTTCTTCCCGGTTACGTGCGCCAGACGGAGGAGATTGCCAAGGACAAGCTGCTTGCGGACCGTGACACCGAAGAGATGGCTCCGCAGATGGCCAAGTGTGGCATACAGGTGGCCCAGGACGAGACATTCTATGTTGAACCGAAAAAGGAGGATGCCGCATGA
- a CDS encoding phage virion morphogenesis protein, with protein MNKDVQKIIARILQDIRVEMTDEFDRNFERQAFFSEAWQRRKSPTRPGGSILIDTGRLRRSVSSRTTENSITFYTDLPYAAIHNDGGEIRVTKKMKRYFWHKYYEATGSFGRRKNGEKRKDKRTVQLTGEAEFWKFMALKKEGSMIKIPRRRFLGVSPEVEKAVREIIEENITEYFNVEFDIRRK; from the coding sequence ATGAACAAGGACGTGCAGAAGATAATCGCCCGGATCCTGCAGGATATCCGGGTGGAGATGACAGATGAGTTCGACCGTAATTTTGAGCGTCAGGCTTTTTTCTCCGAGGCATGGCAGCGGCGTAAAAGCCCGACACGTCCCGGAGGTTCTATTTTGATAGATACCGGCCGGCTCAGGCGGAGCGTTTCCAGCCGGACCACGGAGAACAGCATCACGTTTTACACCGACCTTCCGTATGCGGCCATCCACAATGACGGCGGGGAGATAAGGGTGACAAAAAAGATGAAGCGTTACTTTTGGCATAAATACTACGAGGCGACCGGTTCTTTCGGGCGCAGGAAGAATGGAGAGAAACGCAAGGACAAACGTACCGTGCAGCTGACCGGCGAGGCGGAGTTCTGGAAGTTCATGGCGTTGAAAAAGGAGGGCAGCATGATCAAGATTCCCCGAAGGCGTTTCTTGGGGGTTTCTCCCGAAGTGGAGAAGGCTGTCCGTGAAATCATAGAGGAGAATATAACGGAATATTTCAATGTTGAATTTGATATAAGACGGAAATGA
- a CDS encoding DNA adenine methylase, which produces MKKTYLSAPLPFVGQKRMFARKFMKVLEQYPESTVFVDLFGGSGLLSHITKRCKPEATVIYNDFDNYHKRLENIPRTNRLIADLRAMVGNSVPRHKTITGELRERIFSRILQEEHETGYVDFITLSSSLMFSMKYKLNVPEMRKEALYNNIRKADYPECTDYLEGLEIVSCDYKELFNRYKNTPGVVFLVDPPYLSTDVGTYNMSWRMSDYLDVLNVLSGHPFVYFTSNKSSILELCEWIGKNKNIGNPFEGCTRMEFNAHINYSSSYTDMMLFKKEAA; this is translated from the coding sequence ATGAAAAAGACGTATCTGTCAGCCCCGCTGCCATTCGTGGGCCAAAAGCGCATGTTCGCACGCAAGTTTATGAAAGTATTGGAACAATATCCGGAAAGCACGGTATTCGTTGACCTTTTCGGCGGTTCCGGCCTGTTATCACACATCACCAAACGATGCAAGCCGGAAGCCACGGTCATATACAACGATTTCGACAATTACCACAAGCGGTTGGAAAACATCCCAAGGACAAACCGGCTGATCGCCGACCTGCGTGCCATGGTAGGGAATTCCGTTCCACGGCACAAGACCATAACCGGAGAACTGCGTGAGCGCATCTTCAGCCGTATCCTCCAAGAGGAGCACGAGACCGGTTACGTGGACTTCATCACCCTGTCCTCCTCTTTGATGTTCTCCATGAAATATAAACTGAACGTACCGGAGATGCGGAAGGAAGCCCTTTATAACAACATCCGGAAAGCGGACTATCCGGAGTGCACGGATTATCTGGAGGGGCTGGAAATCGTCTCCTGCGATTACAAGGAGCTGTTCAACCGGTACAAAAACACGCCGGGCGTGGTGTTCCTGGTGGACCCGCCGTACCTTTCCACCGACGTGGGTACTTACAATATGAGTTGGCGTATGTCGGATTACCTCGACGTGCTGAACGTGCTATCCGGGCATCCGTTCGTCTATTTCACCTCAAACAAATCCTCCATCCTGGAGCTGTGCGAATGGATCGGGAAAAACAAAAATATCGGCAACCCGTTCGAGGGATGTACCCGGATGGAGTTCAACGCCCACATAAACTACAGCTCATCCTACACGGACATGATGCTGTTCAAAAAAGAGGCTGCCTGA
- a CDS encoding thymidylate synthase has protein sequence MNKYYQILKKVLADGKTQKGRKGESRYLLNETVTLSPAELLDIFEGHNIARKKLRSELSLFMSGERQVEKYREAGINWWDYCGSILVNSYPTYFEKLPPLIGKINREKRSSKNYVLFLGSTGTESNQAPCLSLVQFQIEQGELVLTAYQRSSDANLGLPADIYHLYLISRQIELPLKSITINLGNVHIYENNVTRTQELLAGNPNVKFELNV, from the coding sequence ATGAACAAGTATTATCAAATCCTGAAAAAGGTACTTGCCGACGGCAAGACACAAAAAGGCAGAAAAGGCGAAAGCCGTTACCTACTGAACGAGACGGTAACGCTGTCCCCTGCGGAACTGCTCGATATTTTCGAGGGACACAATATCGCACGGAAAAAGCTCAGAAGCGAACTGTCGCTCTTCATGAGCGGGGAAAGACAGGTTGAGAAATACCGGGAAGCCGGGATAAACTGGTGGGACTACTGCGGCTCCATCCTCGTGAACTCCTACCCTACCTATTTCGAGAAGCTGCCACCTCTGATTGGCAAAATCAACCGGGAAAAACGAAGCAGCAAGAACTACGTGCTGTTCCTCGGTTCGACCGGCACGGAAAGCAACCAGGCACCATGCCTCAGCCTCGTACAGTTCCAGATCGAACAAGGCGAACTGGTCCTGACGGCCTACCAGCGTAGCTCGGACGCCAACCTCGGATTACCGGCGGACATCTATCACCTGTACCTTATATCCCGGCAAATAGAACTACCCCTGAAATCCATCACAATCAACCTCGGCAACGTGCATATTTACGAGAACAACGTCACACGCACACAAGAACTGCTTGCCGGAAATCCTAACGTAAAATTCGAATTGAACGTATGA
- a CDS encoding helix-turn-helix domain-containing protein, with amino-acid sequence MKVIEILKLNKGMLKTCRKVGIRMEDVQYIELYNDYNRLLDEGEKVSYIVAVLAERYNVCERKVYTLIKRLQSDCNPFAV; translated from the coding sequence ATGAAAGTAATTGAGATACTGAAATTGAATAAAGGAATGCTGAAAACATGCCGGAAAGTGGGAATCCGGATGGAAGACGTACAGTATATCGAACTATACAATGACTACAACAGGCTGTTGGACGAAGGCGAAAAGGTTTCCTACATCGTGGCAGTACTGGCCGAACGTTATAATGTTTGCGAGCGAAAGGTATACACGCTCATCAAACGGCTGCAAAGCGACTGTAACCCGTTTGCAGTGTAA